In Suncus etruscus isolate mSunEtr1 chromosome 2, mSunEtr1.pri.cur, whole genome shotgun sequence, the genomic stretch CACTTCAGCTATCAACCCAATCTCCCTATGTCTTAATTCTCAGCAACTATTATTCTGCCTTGTGTCTAAGTTTTTTAACATAAATGAAATAATCATTCAAATTCAATTGTGACTAACTTCTACTTAGTAGTCTATTGATGagctctgggccctttttttttttttaactctttcttGGCCTATGTGTAGATTTATATTCCAAGTTTTATTTGTACAagtgttttcatttctctctatCATACTTTGGAAAGAGTAGTAATTATTGGGTCATATGCAGCtccagggtttttgttgtttttgttattttaaaaggtGGCACACCCCTCTGTGTTAGGATAAGGTTAATGCAGGGGCCCTTCCCAGAAATTCTCAGTGTTGTGGTGTGGGCCTGAAGGTTTGGATATGGAGGCACTGTTCTGGGGCCACAAGGCCTGCTTCTATTCAACTCAGTCACatggtgctgtggattgaattcAAAGTCATGTGTGAGGCACAAGCTCTTCCACTTGTCTGCTTCCTGGTCCCTCTAAGTTGAACCATTTGTGCAATTAACAGATGGTTTTCAATGGTAGCTGCAACATTTTACAATGCTACCACAGAATCTGATTCAAATCCTTGCATTATCTTGATACAAAtccagcttgtttttttttttttccctttctgggccacacctgactctgctctgggatcacacctgacaggacTTAGGGGAATATatcaggtgccagggatgaacccaggtctgctgcatgcaaggcaagcaccctccttgttgtattatcactctggccccatatgtaattttttccagaaatatttgtgtgtatttataaagctgggattttttttttctctttttggtttctgggccacactcagcagtgctcagcagtctGTCTGGGCCATGCTTGTGTTATCTTCTTAGCTCAGGAATTTCTTTCTCAAACATAatcatgtgatgctcagggttactcttggctctacattcaggaatttctcctagaggtactcaagggatcatataggatgctaggtattgaactcagtctagccacatacaaggcaaatgccctaccttccgtACTATTGCTCAGGGCCCAAAGTCATTCggaccataaaatatttttataattgtagcAAGAAATATATCTCTATCCAAAGGTGACTCCTAGAACAAATTGCCACAAGCTGAtgacaaacaataaaaatgtactcACAATCTGGAGTctaaagtctgaaatcaaggtgttGGCACTTACAAAGACTTTAGAGGAAAGAATCCAAGCCTTATTTCTAGCTTCTCATGACTGATGGTGTTTCTTGCTGTTCATTGTCTTGTTCAGTTACCTTTTCCCCAATTCTGTATTCATTCTCACTTTGGTTCAACTTGTCTCCCACTTCTTgaatctttcttttatattttggcttctctttttgggggtgggtggaaaaTACCCCAGGCAAtgcttctcctggctcttcattcaggaatcattcctggcaggctcagggtaccatattgaatgctgggatcaaaccttggtcattTTGCAGGTCATGGGCCTTACTCTGTTATCAGTGTGGCCCCTCTTGACCTTTCTCtcataaagatatttattattgatgggctagagcaatagtacagcatgtagtgtatttgccttgcatgcagtccacctgggttcaatctccagcatcctatatggtctcttgagcctgccagtagtaagtcctgagccgggtgtgtccccccaaaaaggatTAACCAATAGATATGGGGTAATTGAGGatgtctttcttattttaatatctttaatatctCTAAGAACCCTCATTCTAAATAAAGCACGAGTTCATATTCCAGAGATTAGGATGTATAATCTCTTTGAAGACTACTTCCTTGCATGCTACGTGCATATGACATGCATAGTGAAGTTTCCCCAGGAATAGGTTCAAAGCCCTCCCCTACATGATATGGGCCATATGCCCTGTTTCTGCAGAAGGTTCCCCAGAAtgccagtaaaattttttttgttttgtttttgggtcacactcgatagcgctcaggggttactcctggctctacactcagaaatcgctcctggcaagctcgggggaccatatgggatgccaggatttgaaccaccgaccttctgcacgcaaggcaaacgctctacctccatgctatgtctccggccccaccagtaaatttttttttgtgggggggttttttgggtcacacccggcagtgctcagaggttattcctggctccatgctcagaaattgctcctggcaggcatggtggaccatatgggacgccgggatttgaactgatgacctcctgcatgaaaggcaaatgccttatctccatgctatctctccagccccaccagtaaattttttaaaagatcattcACCTTCTTTGGCAGTTCCTTGAGCCCTTGATTGGGGCAAGCTTTAGGCTGGCTATGGCATACATTCTTTTGTAGTTGGGAGTTTCTAAAGTTTGACTCATCCCATATGGGAGGGGAGCAAGTGACTAGCTTGATACCAGAATAAAGATAAAGACTagcttgagggccagagagatagcacagcgttaaggcatttgccttgcatgcagaaggacagtggtttgaatcctgacatcccatatgatcccctgagcctgccaggagctatttctgagcgtagagccaggagtaactcctgaacgccgctgggtgtgacccagaaaaaaaaaacacaaaaaacaaacaaacaaacaaaaaaaacaaacaaaaagactagcTTGATACCAGAATATTGATAGATTGTCTGTGACCCTGTGGCTGAAAGTTTGCCTAACAGCTGGCCTCCATTAAAAGCCTGATCACAGACTAAGGGGATTCCCTGAGTGTGGCTGAGAATACCTGTGGGTTTAGAGGGAATGTCCTATATGCTCATGGAGATCCCATGGTGTCAAGCTTTGGGAATCACCAATAGCACCCCAGTCCTGTCCTGATAGCAATCTGATAGGGTGGCCATTGTAAGAAGAATTAAAAACTATGGAAGACCATTCTTCAGATGAATAACTATAGTCACTGCTGTTATGGCTTCTAACTGCTTATTCAGTGACTGACCTTAACTTGTGTCTGAACAGAAAGTGTTTCAGACTTGCCCCAGACTTGTATGAGCAGAGCAGCAGGTCTGTGCCAGTATTTTGGTGTGAAACAGGGAAGGGACGAACAGGAGGGCATTGTgtaggcattttttaaaaaaaactatttccctttttaattatTAATCGCCGTGACAccgagttaaaaagttgttagttgagtttcagtcatgcagtgtTCCAATACACATCCATTttatcagtgttcatttcctaccaccaattttccTAGTTTCCTTCCCATCTCCTACCTCTGGCCTGACTCTatgccccctccctcctctcccctctctcttcccccctctctcctctctctcttcccctcctctctcctctctcttccctctctcttcctcctctcttctctctctccctcctctctcctctctctctcctttctcctctctcctctcccctctctctcttctctccctctctctcctctccctctctctcctctccctttctccctctcctctccctctcctctctctctccctctcctctctctctttcccctccctccctctctccctctctccaccccttaCCTCTTTCTCCCTGTGTCCCccgtttttccttttaggcattgtggtttgcaataccattactgaagggatatcacgCCTATCACTTgacttttcagcacccagttcttgtccagagtgatcatttacaattattattgttatagtggctccttctctgtcctaactgctctttccctgcccttccccactttctttctttctttttttttgtttgttttgtttttatttttgggccacacccggtaatgctcaggggttactcctggctatgcgctcagaagttgctcctggcttgggggaccatatgggacgccgggggatcgaaccacggtccgtccaaggctagcgcaggcaaggcaggcaccttacctttagcgccaccgcctggccccgaccccactttatttctattgtctttggatatattCTCATActgtgggtttgtttgtttgtttgtttcatccTGCAAGTGAGTAATCATTTTTATGTCTGTTCCTCTTTTTCTGACTCATtatactcagcatgatactttctatgtctatccatatataggcatatttcatgacttaatttttcctgtgtagaattccattgtgtagatgcatcacagtttctttatccaacaCTTATCTGttattgggttgtttccaggtcctggcaattgtgaatagtgctgcaatgaatataggagtgcagatgtcttttatgcattgttttttttttttgggcaccTAGGTTATAATTCCAGAAGTGGTTAAGATACATTTCTTGGGTTTTGAGGACTGTCCATGATGTTTTCCTAAGAGGCTAGACCTGCCTATATTCCTACTAGCAGTGATTAAGCCTCCCTCAGCTGTGCAGGCATTTTTAAAGACTAACTTATACTATGAAATggtgaataaattttttttttaaactttgtttctaAGAACTGAAACGATAGTATAGCAAGAATGGTGTtcgtggggccggcgaggtggcgctagaggtaaggtgtctgccttataagcgctagccaaggaaaggaccacggttcgatcccccggtgtcccatatggtccccccaagccaggggcaatttctgagcgcgtagccaggagtaacccctgagcatctaacgggtgtggcccgaaaaaccaaaaaaaaaaagaaaaaaaagaaaaaaaaaaaagaatggtgttcGTCTTACGtatgactgatctgggtttgatctcttgcatTCAGTATGCCCCCTGTGCCCCACCAGAAGAGATcacttgagtgtagagccaggttgtaacccctgaacaatgttgggtgtggccccaaaacaaactcaaaaagtTTTTGGCttagtcttactcctggctcagtgctctagTATAAAAGacaccagctattaacccaaaacaaaggcattcctccatcttcctctttcctttaaacctgttcctttgatatgtaaaagtctacCTGGATCACTGTACCCTGCCCCatcctggtggattttgttctgggaaAATAAATAGCCATTTTGGCTTGGCAGGCTAAGAGAGACCACGGGGCAAAAAGCAgaccatgactctctcctgactggcttggtttattaatccatCCAGTTACCCTGCTTTTTGAGACCCATCTGTctggggttagaaatatggtgtgtagggtgattttacaatgtggggatttattttacacccagggattactcctagaagtaTGCAAGGGATCATATCATTCTAGGGATCTAACTCGGGTCAGCCACCCAGGGCAAACACTCAACTCTTGTAGATATCTCCCATGCCatctaaaatgtttttgttgaaCAAGGGAGCATCACTGGTCTATCCTGATCATCTCCTTGTCTTTTAGGTTCAGGATCCAATAAAACAAGCTCTAAAGGCAGAAGTCTCATCGGTAGGATTGATAGCTCATCTAAGGTCGCAAAGAATGGAGCTACGGTGGAACCAATGTTTTCTGTAGATGACTTTTCTGAGTCTGTTCTTACTGGAAAACTGACTACTGTCTTTCTTCCCATCATCTACACAATTGTATTTGTGATCGGCCTGCCAAGCAATGCCATGGCACTGTGGGTCTTCCTTTTCCGATCGAAGAAGAAACACCCGGCTGTGATTTACATGGCCAATCTGGCCCTGGCTGACCTCCTCTCTGTTGTCTGGTTCCCACTGAAGATAGCCTATCACATACACGGCAACAACTGGATATATGGAGAGGCACTTTGCAAGGTTCTCATTGGTTTTTTCTATGGCAATATGTACTGTTCTATTCTCTTTATGACCTGCCTTAGTGTACAGAGGTATTGGGTCATTGTAAACCCCATGGTACATCCCATAAAGAAGGCGAACTTTGCCATTGGTGTCTCCCTGGGAATATGGCTGCTAATTCTGCTGGTGACCATCCCCTTGTACGTTGTGAAGCAGACCATCTTCATTCCGGCTCTCAACATCACCACCTGCCATGATGTTTTGCCTCAGGAGGTGTTGGTGGGGGACATGTTCAATTACTTCCTCTCTCTGGCCATTGGAGTCTTCTTGTTTCCAGCCTTCCTCACAGCCTCTGCTTATGTGTTGATGATCAGAACCCTCCGATCTTCAGCCATGGATGAAAATTCGGAGAAGAGGAGGAAGCGAGCCATTAAACTCATTGTCACAGTCCTGGCCATGTACTTGATCTGTTTCACTCCTAGTAACCTTCTTCTTGTGGTGCATTATTTCCTGattaaaaacaggggccagagtcacGTCTATGCCCTGTACATCACGGCCCTCTGCCTCTCCACCCTGAATAGCTGCATCGATCCCTTTGTCTATTATTTTGTTTCCAAAGACTTCAGGGATCATGCAAAGAATGCTCTTCTTTGTCGAAGCGTCCGAACGGTGAATCGGATGCAAGTGTCCCTCACGTCCAAGAAATTTTcaaggaagtcaagctcttactctTCAAGTTCAACCAGCGTTAAAACATCCTATTGAATTTTCCAGATCCTTTGATGGAAATTATGTAGGCAGGCCTGGAGATTACTGGCCATTGTGGAACACATATATACAGAATAATCCAGAATTGCTAACAATTTTTGTGTAAGGAAAGTCCCTCAATTAACACAGATCACAGCTTCAGAATTCCTGACTCAGatctgagatttttttcccttaaagtaaTGGAGAAATCCACTGACTTGCTCAAACTAGTCTTGGCATGAAAGTAAAGTTCTTGGTTAAGAttaaattttgcttgtttttgggccacattcaacaatgttcaggggttactcctggctctggactcggggatcattcctggcaggctcagtggaccatatggagtgctgggaattgaacccgagtcagctacatacaaggcaagcacccttcctgctgtactatcactctggtcccccaaatgactaatttttttttttgtgtgtatgtgtgtgtggtaattgggccactcccagtggtgctcagggcttatttcctgtctctatgctcaggaatcattcctggcaggcttggggaacaaacatatggcatgccagggtttgaactggggttggctacatgcaaagcaaaagccttacccactgtgctatcactctggtcctacattttttttttttttttttgggtttttgggccacaaccggcggtgctcagggttattcctggctgtctgttcagaaatagctcctggcaggcacaggggaccatatgggacaccgggattcgaaccagccacctttggtcctggattggctgtttgcaaggcaaacgccgctgtgctatctttccgggcctggtcctacatttcttttctttctttttttttttttttttttttttttggtttttgggtcacacctggctatgctcaggggttactcctggctatctgctctcagaaatagcacctggcaggtacgggggcccatatgggagccgcgattcgaaccaactactttaggtcctgggtccaactaccttaggtcctgggttggctgcttacaaggcaaatgccactgtgccatctcttcggccccatggtCCTACATTTCTAATTAGGACTTGGGCGACTCTTGAGATGATTAATCGAATTGACAGATTGTACAAAGGAGGAAGCTAAGAAGACAGGGAAGGTGTTCCACAGAAGTTCTCTTCTAGCCAACAGAAGCAAGTCAAAACTAGACTGGACTGTAGGGTCCGTAAAACTCCTCTTCAAATCATTCTCATCACATCTAAAAAGACAGGGTTGTCAGACTTCATAATGGTGAACTTGGTATCTAGAAATAGGACCAAGgatctagacttttttttttaaagttttaaatcacTTTTGACTATAGTTAGGGTTTACTCCCTGAAGTTTTTGGAAACAAATAGACTAAGGCATCAATCCTAGCTGTGTATTCCAGGGTCCTGGATCTGagtacagtgctcagaggaccatatgtggtgccaggaattgaacctgggtcagcttacctgctgtactagctctccagtcccaggaTCCCAGATTTTGGCTAGTGTCCATATGATGTTCTTTGCACCCAAGTTTGGGAGCCACTCACCAGAGCGTTGTTCCACCTGACAAGGTGCCATAGACATTTGTGGAAAGAAGCAAACAACATTTTATGTCTCTTTCATGTTCAGCTTATAATGAAATCTTCTGGTTGACGTACTAGGGCtttgtgtggttttatttttatgtttccttgAGCTTTGTATGTTACTTGTGTGGATGCTGTTACTTAAAGTACAGTACAGATTTTAAATGTGGAAACAATTTACTGATGTCAGCATACTCTTTAGGTCGTCTCAGTTATAATAAATGGCTCATCATTCAGGACAGCAAATTTTTGGATGGTTTATTTTTGGCTGATTGACagttttgttcatttattatcAAATCTGAAATTATAAAGTTTTCaccaaattgaaaaataataaaatagtttatgttTGCAATATTTAAAAGCGTTTTAACTATACCAACTTTATATAAATGTTGTATTTGTAACTTAAAGTAAATGTATTTTTGAACTTGTAAATAACATGACTTTTTTACAACTGATTTTgtagtttgtgtgtttgtttgggaggaagagtagagaaagaaaacagtAGCATctcttttctaaaaacaaatctttttgtttgttttgtttggggccatacctggtggggcTCCATGTTTACTCCtaatctctgtgctcagagattaggAGATGCTTATAGCACCATctgggagtgccagggatcaaacctaggtgagctgcatgtaaggcaatacTTTCTATACCATCTCATTAgccctttgtctttgttttaaagCCAAGGAAGCAGGAGAGTAGACATAACATTAAAGGGAACTGGAATCAATGTCTCACAAAGGGCTGACAAGGTGGTATATGGGCTGATCCTGTGAGAAAAATACTTTTGGTAAAAATCATGAATTACCTATTTATATAATGCTGATAATGTCACTGAACAAAAAGATATAAATCAATTTTTCTTTGCTATCCATGCCCATTCTTATCTCTCAAaggaaatgaaattttttttttttttttttggtttttgggccacacctggcggtgctcaggggttactcctggctgtctgctcagaaatagctcctggcaggcacgggggaccatatgggacaccaggattcgaaccaaccacctttggtcctggatcggctgcttgcaaggcaaacgccgctgtgctatctctccgggcccaggaaatgAAATTTTATGGTTTGTTTATATTATACTCAAAAGTAAGAAATAATGCACGTATATGTATGTGTTCATTTTCACTAAGTCTTTGTGTATCTCTTCATTCAGTGATAGGAGGTGAAgattatattagatatataaaaaaaagatgttttttatttattttggtttggggctgttTCAGagcttgttcctggttctgtgctcaggggatctatATATACAGtatgataccagggattaaactgcagTATTTTCCCAGTTCTAAGAAATGatttaaacaaaaaagacatgggaccaaagagataatgcTAAGCAATATGAGATAGTACAAAACaattgtcttgaatgcaggcaaccttgtttcaatccctgagcacatgggGTGTGATATTAAACCAAAATCAGATTcataagaaaatgttttctgagtATATTCTTCCCAAATTATGAGATTTCCTTTGCCTTTGAGAGTTGGCTCCCCCaaaccctgggtcagctgaaaTGGGCCCCTACTTGGAAGTATGAGGAACTCTAGTCCTGAGCAGAGATGTACCCTGAATATGGTGGTCCTCACTTTATTGTTACCTGTTTTAGGTAGTCTGAGTTTTCTAAATTCTCAGAAAATGCAAATATATCGTACCCCTAAAACTTTGGTTATTTGAGGGAGTGGGAAAGCAGGAGAGCTCTGTAGCCACCGTGGCCCCAAAAGTGGTCTGAGTATTTGTGTCGCTTGGTTGTTTGCAGTAGGATTTTCAAACTAATTAGTTTCCTGGTTATCAAGGTTTCATAAATCCTAGGGCTATAATCTCATCAGTATGCATGGTTTAGTGATTACAACTTTGTTCTGGAAACCTTAACCCTTTGGAGACCCGTGGCATAATTTGGCCCAGGATTCCCCACCAAGTTGGTTAAAATTACAAGTTCAGAATATAGAGATATTCAAAGTATTGT encodes the following:
- the F2RL1 gene encoding proteinase-activated receptor 2, coding for LGSGSNKTSSKGRSLIGRIDSSSKVAKNGATVEPMFSVDDFSESVLTGKLTTVFLPIIYTIVFVIGLPSNAMALWVFLFRSKKKHPAVIYMANLALADLLSVVWFPLKIAYHIHGNNWIYGEALCKVLIGFFYGNMYCSILFMTCLSVQRYWVIVNPMVHPIKKANFAIGVSLGIWLLILLVTIPLYVVKQTIFIPALNITTCHDVLPQEVLVGDMFNYFLSLAIGVFLFPAFLTASAYVLMIRTLRSSAMDENSEKRRKRAIKLIVTVLAMYLICFTPSNLLLVVHYFLIKNRGQSHVYALYITALCLSTLNSCIDPFVYYFVSKDFRDHAKNALLCRSVRTVNRMQVSLTSKKFSRKSSSYSSSSTSVKTSY